One window from the genome of Streptomyces sp. WZ-12 encodes:
- a CDS encoding SAM-dependent methyltransferase — MTEGFSGVDQSKPSIARVYDYLLGGKDNYDVDRVIGDKFTRDLPGSVAIAHANRQNLVRAVRELALAGIEQFIDMGSGLPTADNVHQVAQRHVPDARVVYIDNDPIVLAHGRALLEDNQHTRVIQADVRDPHSIREHPDTIDLIDFDRPVAVIHSAILHHINDDEDPRSIVNYWQRQVPSDSYFFISHFRSGGNPETAEAEAVLQATFGRGRWRTDQEIRDLFGDLEVLQPGIVPSSLWRPDTAEGVTRIGPAERDLTVWERLIVGGLARKP, encoded by the coding sequence ATGACCGAGGGCTTTTCCGGCGTGGACCAGTCGAAGCCGAGCATCGCCCGGGTCTACGACTATCTCCTGGGCGGCAAGGACAACTACGACGTGGACCGCGTCATAGGAGACAAGTTCACCCGCGACCTGCCCGGTTCGGTGGCCATCGCGCACGCCAACCGGCAGAACCTCGTCCGTGCCGTGCGGGAGCTCGCGTTGGCGGGCATCGAGCAGTTCATCGACATGGGCAGCGGGCTGCCGACGGCGGACAACGTCCACCAGGTCGCCCAGCGCCACGTCCCCGACGCCCGCGTGGTCTACATCGACAACGACCCCATCGTCCTGGCCCACGGCCGCGCCCTGCTTGAGGACAACCAACACACCCGCGTCATCCAGGCCGACGTCCGCGACCCACACAGCATCCGGGAACACCCGGACACCATCGACCTGATCGACTTCGACCGGCCCGTGGCGGTGATCCACAGCGCCATCCTGCACCACATCAACGACGACGAGGACCCCCGCTCCATCGTCAACTACTGGCAGCGGCAGGTCCCGTCCGACAGCTACTTCTTCATCTCCCACTTCCGCAGCGGCGGCAACCCCGAGACCGCCGAGGCCGAGGCGGTGCTCCAGGCCACCTTCGGCCGCGGCCGGTGGCGCACCGACCAGGAGATCCGCGACCTCTTCGGCGACCTGGAAGTCCTGCAACCGGGGATCGTCCCCAGCTCCCTGTGGCGGCCGGACACGGCGGAGGGAGTCACCCGCATCGGACCGGCAGAGCGCGACCTGACGGTCTGGGAGCGGCTGATCGTAGGGGGCCTGGCCCGCAAGCCGTAA
- a CDS encoding methyltransferase family protein, which produces MNTALIITIWLWAAAEVLLQIRQRVRSERTERTEWISLLVFVVLIGGGVVLAAPIRHALPGLSYSTRALGVEMAVLLVAWAALGFRLWAIVTLGRFFRGTVHIQQDHQVVTTGPYRWVRHPAYTGILIAGMDLALLTDNVASALVIAACCLLALGYRIRVEERMLLDALGEEYGAYAARTRRLVPGVW; this is translated from the coding sequence ATGAACACCGCACTCATCATCACCATCTGGCTCTGGGCGGCGGCCGAAGTCCTGCTCCAAATACGGCAGCGCGTCCGCAGCGAACGAACCGAGCGAACGGAGTGGATCAGCCTTCTGGTCTTCGTGGTGCTGATCGGCGGTGGGGTCGTGTTGGCGGCGCCGATCCGGCACGCGTTGCCCGGTCTGTCGTACTCAACGCGCGCACTGGGTGTGGAGATGGCGGTGCTGCTCGTGGCCTGGGCCGCGTTGGGGTTCCGGTTGTGGGCCATCGTCACGCTGGGGCGTTTCTTCCGCGGCACCGTGCACATCCAGCAGGACCATCAGGTCGTCACCACGGGCCCGTACCGATGGGTGCGGCATCCCGCCTACACCGGGATCCTGATCGCCGGCATGGATCTCGCACTTCTGACGGACAACGTGGCGTCCGCGCTGGTGATCGCCGCATGTTGTCTGCTCGCACTGGGATACCGGATACGCGTCGAGGAACGGATGTTGCTCGACGCGCTGGGCGAGGAGTACGGGGCGTACGCCGCCCGGACCCGCAGGCTTGTGCCCGGTGTGTGGTGA
- a CDS encoding TetR/AcrR family transcriptional regulator — MAESANPGRRRGAELEHAIYVATLDELAANGYGRLSMEGIAARAGTGKAALYRRWPGKQPLVLDTLRYALPPLPEPDPERSTRENLAQALSAFSDVLAGRTLVPGIEFIVDVLREPELRALFADQIVAPRLEHIESILHEGVQGGEFGPDALHPMAARTGPALILQTYLLTGQPPGPQEIDLILDTVLQGTTTP, encoded by the coding sequence ATGGCAGAGAGCGCGAACCCCGGACGGCGCCGAGGTGCGGAACTGGAGCACGCGATCTACGTCGCAACGCTGGACGAGCTGGCCGCGAACGGCTACGGCCGACTCAGCATGGAGGGCATCGCCGCCCGCGCCGGCACCGGCAAGGCCGCGCTCTACCGGCGTTGGCCAGGCAAACAGCCCCTGGTTCTGGACACCCTCCGCTACGCCCTGCCCCCGCTCCCCGAACCGGACCCGGAGCGCTCGACCCGGGAGAACCTCGCCCAGGCCCTCAGCGCCTTCAGCGACGTCCTGGCGGGCAGGACTCTCGTGCCGGGCATCGAGTTCATCGTCGACGTGTTGCGCGAGCCGGAACTGCGTGCCCTGTTCGCCGACCAGATCGTCGCTCCACGCCTCGAACACATCGAGTCGATCCTGCACGAGGGCGTGCAGGGCGGCGAGTTCGGCCCCGACGCCCTGCACCCAATGGCCGCCCGCACCGGCCCCGCCCTGATACTGCAGACGTACCTGCTCACCGGTCAGCCACCCGGCCCGCAGGAGATCGACCTCATCCTCGATACCGTGCTCCAAGGAACAACCACGCCGTAG
- a CDS encoding LLM class flavin-dependent oxidoreductase has protein sequence MHFSINIPNFGDFADPRNVATVAAAAEQAGWDGLFVWDHVLHRQHQGRPFGDPWMLLTAAALATSRIRLGTLLTPVPRYHPQQLARQVATLDQLSHGRATFAAGLGGPIDDEYRSFGDTAAPRLLAERLDEGLDLLRSFWTGDPVNHRGRHYEVHDVTLLPATAQQPHPPVWIGGFWPHRAPMRRAARWDGAVPLFETARHGHVPDVAEVRELVDYVRKCRPATAERPFEFVIGGATPSDAAKARDVIGPLHEAGATWWDERQIQTGPDLDRLPPVLRRIEAGPPAL, from the coding sequence ATGCACTTCTCCATCAACATCCCCAACTTCGGCGACTTCGCCGACCCCCGCAACGTCGCGACCGTTGCGGCCGCCGCCGAACAAGCCGGCTGGGACGGGCTCTTCGTCTGGGACCACGTACTGCACCGGCAGCACCAAGGTCGCCCTTTCGGAGATCCCTGGATGCTGCTGACCGCAGCCGCGCTGGCGACCTCCCGTATCCGGCTCGGCACACTGCTGACGCCCGTCCCCCGCTACCATCCGCAGCAACTCGCCCGTCAGGTAGCTACGTTGGACCAACTCAGCCACGGCCGGGCGACCTTCGCCGCCGGCCTGGGCGGTCCCATCGACGACGAATACCGCAGCTTCGGCGACACCGCCGCACCGCGCCTCCTCGCCGAGCGGTTGGACGAGGGACTGGACCTACTGCGGAGCTTCTGGACCGGCGATCCGGTGAACCACCGCGGTCGGCACTACGAGGTCCATGACGTGACGCTGCTGCCTGCGACCGCGCAGCAGCCCCATCCCCCCGTGTGGATTGGCGGATTCTGGCCGCATCGCGCGCCCATGCGGCGTGCGGCACGGTGGGACGGCGCGGTGCCACTGTTCGAGACGGCCCGACACGGGCACGTGCCCGACGTGGCGGAGGTACGTGAACTGGTCGACTACGTGCGCAAGTGCCGCCCGGCCACGGCCGAGCGCCCCTTCGAGTTCGTGATCGGCGGCGCCACCCCCTCGGACGCGGCCAAGGCCAGGGATGTGATCGGTCCGCTACACGAGGCCGGCGCCACCTGGTGGGACGAACGCCAGATCCAGACCGGCCCCGACCTGGACCGCCTCCCCCCAGTGCTACGCCGCATCGAGGCAGGGCCGCCTGCGCTCTGA
- the pip gene encoding prolyl aminopeptidase: protein MLENSVELYPPTNPYDNGFLDTGDGNRIYYEQLGNPQGKPALSVHGGPGAGAPQRPVRVWDPECYRLIRFDQRNCGRSTPHASDPTVDMTLNTTQHLIDDMERLREHLGIERWLLAGGSWGSTLILAYAQQHPERVTEISLAAVTTASRNEIDWLYRGAGRFYPEAWDRFRDGVPEDERDGDLLAAYARLMENPDRAIREKAAADWLAWEDAVISNEPNGVPNMYSNREVDARIAFVRICAHFFSNGAWLTEDQLLRNAHKLAGIPGVLVHGRHDMGCPVQTVWELAKAWPDARLHIIEDSGHAGSEAMQRTSRAGIEEFKHR from the coding sequence ATGCTGGAGAACTCGGTTGAGCTATACCCTCCGACCAACCCCTACGACAACGGTTTTCTCGACACCGGAGACGGCAACCGCATCTACTACGAACAGCTCGGCAACCCCCAAGGCAAACCCGCACTGAGTGTCCACGGCGGCCCGGGGGCCGGTGCGCCACAGCGGCCGGTACGTGTCTGGGACCCCGAGTGCTACCGCCTCATCCGTTTCGACCAGCGCAACTGCGGCCGTAGCACCCCGCACGCCAGCGATCCGACGGTAGACATGACCCTGAACACCACGCAGCACCTGATCGACGACATGGAGCGACTGCGCGAACACCTGGGTATCGAAAGGTGGTTGCTGGCCGGCGGCTCCTGGGGCTCGACGCTCATCCTGGCCTATGCGCAACAGCATCCCGAGCGGGTCACCGAGATCTCCCTCGCGGCGGTGACGACGGCGAGCCGCAACGAGATCGACTGGCTCTACCGGGGCGCCGGACGCTTCTACCCCGAGGCGTGGGACCGGTTCCGTGACGGCGTCCCCGAGGACGAGCGGGACGGTGACCTGCTGGCAGCCTACGCGCGGCTCATGGAGAACCCGGACCGGGCGATTCGGGAAAAGGCCGCCGCCGACTGGCTCGCCTGGGAGGACGCCGTCATCTCGAACGAGCCCAACGGCGTGCCCAACATGTACAGCAACCGAGAGGTCGATGCACGGATCGCGTTCGTACGCATCTGTGCGCACTTCTTCAGCAACGGAGCCTGGCTGACGGAGGACCAACTCCTGCGCAACGCCCATAAGTTGGCTGGAATTCCGGGAGTGCTGGTCCACGGCCGGCACGACATGGGGTGCCCGGTCCAGACGGTGTGGGAGTTGGCAAAGGCGTGGCCGGACGCGCGACTCCACATCATCGAGGACTCCGGCCACGCCGGAAGCGAGGCGATGCAGCGGACGAGTCGGGCGGGCATCGAGGAGTTCAAGCACCGGTAA
- a CDS encoding GNAT family N-acetyltransferase codes for MALTYAWRGDFDNEAVNALHGEAFGHAPTPIDWQTQLHRHSLGWVCAREGDRLVGFVNVAWDGGVHAFVLDAMVARDLRKAGVGTELVATAARNARAADCAWLHVDFEEHLRPFYFTACGFTSTNAGLIALR; via the coding sequence ATGGCACTCACGTACGCATGGCGCGGCGATTTCGACAACGAGGCCGTCAACGCGCTCCACGGGGAGGCTTTCGGCCACGCTCCGACACCGATCGACTGGCAGACACAACTACACCGTCACAGCCTCGGTTGGGTCTGCGCCCGAGAAGGCGACAGGCTCGTGGGATTCGTCAACGTCGCCTGGGACGGCGGCGTCCATGCCTTCGTCCTCGACGCGATGGTCGCCCGGGACCTGCGCAAGGCCGGTGTCGGAACCGAACTCGTGGCGACCGCGGCCCGCAACGCCCGCGCGGCGGACTGCGCATGGCTCCACGTCGACTTCGAGGAGCACCTACGCCCCTTCTACTTCACCGCCTGCGGCTTCACTTCCACCAACGCGGGACTCATCGCCCTGCGTTGA
- a CDS encoding SRPBCC family protein, which yields MDTLTVRRVVAAPIAEVFSWCATTTNYARTPFVLKARLARPGQGAPYGVGAVRVHTWLIGWFRERITVYHPPYDFDYVVERSFPPARHELGRMTFTEVPGGTLVVWTTAFEVPLPVVGAALTRVLAKPVVAHVFGKILDAADAALTSPGAKGANNG from the coding sequence ATGGATACCTTGACCGTGCGACGGGTTGTCGCAGCGCCGATCGCAGAGGTGTTCAGTTGGTGCGCCACGACGACCAACTACGCCCGCACACCGTTCGTCCTCAAGGCGCGGTTGGCGCGGCCGGGCCAGGGTGCGCCCTATGGGGTGGGCGCGGTGCGGGTGCACACGTGGTTGATCGGTTGGTTCCGCGAGCGGATCACCGTCTACCACCCGCCGTACGACTTCGACTACGTCGTCGAACGCAGCTTTCCGCCGGCCCGGCACGAGCTGGGCCGGATGACCTTCACCGAAGTGCCCGGCGGCACTCTCGTCGTCTGGACCACCGCCTTTGAGGTCCCTCTTCCCGTCGTCGGCGCCGCGCTGACCCGCGTCCTGGCCAAGCCGGTCGTCGCCCATGTCTTCGGCAAGATCCTCGATGCCGCGGACGCCGCACTCACGTCACCTGGAGCGAAAGGCGCCAACAACGGGTAG
- a CDS encoding class I SAM-dependent methyltransferase, which translates to MADSHDVRDQQGGREPVLDFEAAYQGRGTAYVTDASRSDLIPWQLDAPQPLIMELEAAGEITGPVLESGCGLGDNALFLADRGYDVTAFDAAPSAIERSRAKASAAGSPVTFTVADATELHGIATPGGFRTVVDSAMLHCLDADQRRAYLAGLRRVCAPDARLHVLCFRGELAARLKMPAKTDERSLREALRDDWTIRRMEPRRYTTGLTWQEWQSLMPAVSEAAEPDDAVSVDQHGKVLLPFWQITAELT; encoded by the coding sequence ATGGCCGATTCGCATGACGTGCGCGACCAGCAAGGCGGCCGGGAGCCGGTGTTGGACTTCGAGGCGGCGTACCAAGGGCGTGGGACCGCCTATGTGACGGACGCCTCTCGGTCGGACCTCATTCCGTGGCAACTGGACGCGCCCCAGCCGTTGATCATGGAACTGGAGGCGGCCGGCGAAATCACCGGCCCGGTGTTGGAATCCGGCTGCGGACTCGGGGACAACGCCCTGTTCCTGGCCGACCGCGGCTATGACGTGACCGCCTTCGACGCCGCACCCTCCGCAATCGAGCGCAGCCGGGCCAAGGCCAGCGCCGCCGGAAGCCCGGTGACCTTCACGGTCGCCGACGCGACGGAGTTGCACGGCATCGCGACCCCCGGCGGCTTCCGTACGGTCGTCGACAGCGCCATGTTGCACTGCCTGGACGCCGATCAGCGACGGGCGTATCTGGCCGGACTGCGCCGCGTGTGCGCGCCTGATGCGAGGCTTCATGTCCTCTGCTTCCGCGGCGAGTTGGCCGCCCGCCTGAAGATGCCGGCCAAGACGGACGAACGCAGCCTGCGCGAGGCTCTCCGCGATGACTGGACGATCCGGCGCATGGAGCCCCGCCGCTACACCACCGGCTTGACCTGGCAGGAATGGCAGAGCCTGATGCCCGCCGTATCGGAAGCCGCGGAGCCGGACGATGCCGTGTCTGTTGACCAACACGGCAAGGTTCTCCTGCCGTTCTGGCAGATCACGGCCGAGCTGACCTGA